The following DNA comes from Sphingomonas flavescens.
CATCTCGAGCCAGCGTAATCGAGGCCTCGATTTCACGGCGCTGATTACGCACAACATGGGCAAGCTAGGCACGCTGACCTTGCTCGGTAACGCAACGTATCAGCTGAAGGACAAGATCGCGGTCTTCCGCGACGTGGTCGTCAATAACAACGGCACGATTGGTGATCCGAAGTTCGTGGGTGACGTCAACCTGACCTGGAAGACCCGCGACAAATGGTCGTTCTTCTGGGGCAGCGAAATCTACGGTAAGGCGTCGAACGAGCGGCTGTACAAGGATCGCCACGGCGGTTCGCTCTGCCACGAGAGCAATCCCTCTGTGATCTGGGGCGACTATTGCGTTCGGCTGAAGGTGCCGACCGTTTGGTATCACTCGGCCTCGGTCACCAAGGAATTCGGCTTCGGCCTCGAAGCCACGCTTGGCATGCGCAATATCCTGAATACCCGCCCGCCTCGGGTGAGCACCATCGGTGGCGGCGGCCTGCCCTCGCTGATCGGTCCGGTGGTCGGGACATCGCAATACGACTTCCTGGGCCGCCGGGTCTTCTTGAACCTCTCGAAGAAGTTCTAAGCAGGGCGAGCGTTCGAAGGGGCGGCAGGAAACTGCCGCCCCTTTTCTTGTGCGAGGTCGGCAACTAACCCGGACTGCAATGGCTCACATCAAGCTCAAGCCTGACAATCTGGACGCGGAGGTCGCGCGGTTCGCCCCTGCCCGCCTGACATCGCCGATCTTCGTCAACAGCATCCCCAAGAGCGGGACGCACCTGATCAAGAACATCCTGCGAATGTTCGTGCCGCTGGATCAGCACTACCGGACGCAATTCATCCAGTGGGGCAACCTGCAGGAGCATCTGGTCGCCTTCGACCGCAGCCGGAATCTCTTCAGCTACGGGCATCTGTTCTTTTCCGACGCCTCGGCCATCGAACTCGCGGGTGTGCGCAAGATCCTGCTTTATCGCGATCCCTACGACTGGGTGTTAGCGCGGGCTCGGTTCTTCCTGTCGGACGAATTCGACGGAAACATGGATTTCATCAAGGATGGCACGCTGTCGGTCGATGACCTGCTGTCGCTGATGATCTTCGGCATTCATGGCAAAGCCCCGAAGCTGTCGGACATGTATGACCTCAATGTCGCCGCCTGGCTCGGATCGTCTTTCGTTCATCCCGTACGCTATGAAGATCTCGTCCGGCACGTGCGCGAACTCGACGGTGAGGAAGCGGAGAAATTCTTCAATGCTCTTTTCGGCGCCGCGGGCATCCTGGTTCCGGATGACTGGCGGGAGCGGGTTCGCGTGGGCGCCGACCGCAAGCACAGTGGCACGGCGCGCGAGAACCTGACCGGCATTTCGGTCGAGTTGCCAAACAGCCTGCCGGAACGACATCGGCGGTTGGTGGACTATGCGGCGCCTGGGCTCCGCCAGCTGCTTGGATACGCCTGACGCACGATGGCTGACGATGCTGACATCCGCGGCTTCCCCCGGCTGATGGAAGCAGAGGAGCTGTTTCGCGAAGGCCGCAAGGACCAGGCATCGCTTAAGGTCATCGAACATCTTCGCCAGCATCGTGATGAGCCGCGCGGCCTCGCACTGCTTGGCGAAATGGCGATGGAAAACGGCGCGCTTGTCCAGGCGGAACAATTCCTCCGCCGTGCCGCGCGACAAAGCGCATCCATGGAGGTGAAGCGCAATCTTGCTGCCGTGCTGCTGCAGCAAGATCGGCTCGACGCCGCGCTGGAAGCTTACACCTACCTCGAGCGGGAGGATGAAGGCCTTGCGGCGAGTGCAGCGCGCGCAATCATCCTCGACCGGCTCGGTCATTCTGATGAAGCGATCGCCATCTACGAACGCGTCGTTGCCGACCCGCGGGCCGATGCCAAGCATTGGATCGCCTACGGCCACAGCCTTCGATTTGCCGGAAGAACTGCCGACGCAATCGCTGCTTATCGCCACGTAACAGACGCCGACCCGGAGCGCGGTGAGGCCTGGTGGGGCCTTGCCGACATCAAATCGCAGGTGCTGACCGACGATGATGTGCAGCGCATGGAAGAGGCCCTCGGCATTGCCGTGGATGCGCTGAATATCGTGCCCTTGCACATGGCGCTGGCCCGCGCATGGCACGACCGCGGCGATCACGAGCGCGCCTTCGGCCATTATCGCGAAGGAAATCGCATCCGCGCCGAAGTCATCCGCTACGATCCTGCGGAACTCAGCCGGGAGGTCGACGAGTTCGTCCGCATGCCGGTCCCAGGTGACGGACAAGACGCAAGCAGTGCTGCTGGGCCAATCCCGATTTTCCTGATCAGCCTGCCGCGTTCTGGCTCGACCTTGCTCGAACAGATCCTCGGCCGGCATCCAGACGTGCAGGCGTTAGGCGAGCTGCCGTACGTTCGCGCCGTGATGCGAGCGTCCCTGGAAGTTCACATGCAGCGGGGCGCACTGACCGTTCCCCAATATATCGGTCGGCTGACGGTGAATGAGAAGCGGGCGCTTGGCGCCGAGTATCTTCGCCGGGCGGCAATGCATCGCAGGGTCGATACGCCTTACTTCATCGACAAGATGCCGTCGAACTGGAGCGATATCCTGTTCATTCGCGCGATCCTGCCTCAGGCGCGGTTCGTGGAGATCAGGCGCAACGCGATGGACTGCGCCTTTTCCAACTACACACACCATTTCAGCTCGGCGCACGCGGCGTCGTTCGACCTCGTGAACCAGGCCCAGGCCACCATCGATTACACGCGGCTGATGGATCATGTCGCCAGCGCGGCACCAGGCATGATCTGCCAGGTGCGATATGAGAAATTGCTCGACCATCCGGAACGCGAACTCCGCCGCGTTCTGGATTACCTCGGTCTGGAATGGTCCGACGACCTGCTCAGCTTCCACGAGTCCGATCGCACCGTGCGGACACCGAGCGCGGAGCAGGTGCGCCGCCCGCTCAACCGCAGCGGCGTCGATCGCTGGAAACCCTATGCGCAGTGGCTGCGGCCCCTGCGCGATGCGCTGGGGCCGCTTGCCGACGCCTGAATCTTAGTAGCGGTAATGGTCCGGCTTGAACGGACCTTCCGGCGTCACGCCGATATACGCCGCCTGCTTCTCGGTCAGCTTGGTGAGCTTGACGCCCAGCTTGTCGAGGTGAAGCGCCGCGACCTTTTCGTCGAGGTGTTTGGGCAGGACATAGACGTCGTTCTTGTACTCGTCCGACTTGGTCCACAACTCGATCTGCGCCAGCGTCTGGTTGGTGAAGCTGCTGCTCATCACGAAGCTCGGGTGACCCGTTGCGTTGCCAAGGTTCACCAGGCGGCCCTTGGACAGAATGATCAGGCGCTTGCCGTCGGGGAATTCGACTTCGTCGACCTGCGGCTTGATCTCGGTCCACTTCATGTTGGCGAGCGCGCCGATCTGGATCTCGCTGTCGAAGTGGCCGATGTTGCAGACGATCGCCATGTCCTTCATCGCCCGCATGTGGTCTAGCGTGATGACGTCGGCGTTGCCGGTGGCGGTGACGAAGATGTCCGAGCGGGTCGCCGCTTCTTCCATCGTCACGACTTCATAGCCTTCCATCGCGGCCTGCAACGCGCAGATCGGATCGACTTCCGTGACCAGCACGCGCGCGCCGCCGTTGCGGAGCGAAGCGGCGGAGCCCTTGCCGACGTCGCCGAAGCCGGCGACGGTCGCGACCTTGCCGGCCAGCATCACGTCGGTGCCGCGGCGGATGGCGTCGACCAGCGATTCCTTGCAGCCGTAGAGGTTGTCGAACTTCGACTTGGTGACGCTGTCGTTGACGTTGATCGCCGGGAATGGGAGCTTGCCCTGCTTGGCAAGGTCATAGAGGCGGTGGACGCCCGTGGTCGTCTCTTCGCTGACGCCCTTGATGTTCTGGACGGTCTTGGTGAGGTAGCCCGGACGTTCGGCAAGAAACTTCTTCAGCGTGGCAGCGAAGATTTCCTCTTCCTCGTTCGAGGGCGTGAACAGGGTCTCGCCCGCTTCGACGCGCGCGCCCCACAGCGCGAACATCGTGGCGTCGCCGCCGTCGTCGAGGATCATGTTGCAGGTCTGGTCCTGACCCCAGTCGAAGATGCGGACGACATATTCCCAATATTCTTCCAGCGTCTCGCCCTTGACGGCGAACACCGGAACGCCGCTGGCGGCGATGGCGGCCGCAGCGTGATCCTGGGTCGAGAAGATGTTGCACGAGGCCCAGCGGACGTCGGCACCAAGCGCGGTCAGCGTCTCGATCAGCACCGCCGTCTGGATCGTCATGTGGAGCGAGCCGGTGATGCGCGCGCCCTTGAGCGGCTTCGAGGCACCGAATTCGTCGCGGAGTGCCATCAGGCCCGGCATTTCGGTTTCCGCAATGTCGATTTCCTTGCGGCCGAAGTCGGCGAGGCCGAGGTCCTTCACGACATAGTCGTTGAAACGAGTTTCAGCCTGCGTCGCCACGTGATGTTCTCCGAGTGAAAAAGAAAAAGCGCCGTCAGTCGGCGCGATGGCCGCAGCCGTTAGCGGCGGCGGACCGGAAAGGCAAATATAAAGAATTCTTTATATGTCGGTTTCAAGCGGCGCCCGTCTCGCTGGCGAGAAGGCGCGGATCAACCCCTTCGGACTTGAAGGCCGCGCCCCAGCGCTCGTCGGCCGGCGTGTCGAACAGGATTTTCAGGTCGGTTCGAGCAGTGAACCAGCCGTGGCGGGTCATCTCCTCGTCGAGCTGCCCCTCGCCCCAACCTGCATAGCCCAGCGCGACCAGCCATTGGCTCGGTCCGCGGCCTTCGGCGATGGCGCGAAGGACGTCAATCGTGCCGGTCATCGCGAACAGCTCGCCGGTCTCGTCATTCACCTGAAGCGTGTCCTGCCCGCCCCAGTCGGTCGAGTGGAGGACGAAACCCCTGCCCGGCTCGACCGGACCACCGTGATGAACGGCGACATCGGGCGCCTCGCCTGGATCGATGTCGAGCTGTCGCAGCAAGCCGCGGAAGCTGATCCCCGCCCTCTTATGCCCGATCCCGACACCCACAGCGCCGTCCTCATCGTGCGCGCACACGGCGATCACCGCGCGTTCGAAGCGCGGATCAGCCATGCCCGGCATCGCCAGCAGCAGTTTACCAGACAGGAACGCGGGCTCTTTGATCATCGCCTCTCCAATGGTCCCCGTCCGCGTGACGGGCAAGACTTGAGACAGCAACACGCCGGGCCTAAGTCGCGCTTCATCCCCACCCCAGAAGGAAATACGACATGACCATCCAGATCGGCGACCGCCTTCCTGACGTTCCCCTAGCCATTGCGACCAACGACGGCCCGCAGCCGACGACCAGCGGCGATTTCTTCAAGGGCAAGCGCGTTGCGCTCTTCGCCGTCCCGGGCGCGTTCACGCCGACCTGCTCGGCCCGCCACCTGCCTTCCTATGTCGAAAAGGCCAGTGAGCTGAAGGGCAAGGGCGTCGACGAGATCGCTTGCATCTCGGTCAACGATCCGTTCGTCATGGGCGCGTGGAACAAGGCCGACGGTTCGGAGGACATCACCATGCTGGCCGACGGCAACGGCGATTTTGCCAAGGCGACCGGCCTTGAGATGGACGGCAGCAAGTACGGCATGGGCCAGCGCAGCCAGCGTTACTCGATGGTCGTCAATGACGGCGTCGTCGAGCAGCTGAACGTCGAAGCGCCGGGCGAGTATCGGGCGTCGAGCGCCGAATACATGCTGGATCAGCTCGCTACCGCCTGACGGCTCACCGCCGCCTCACCACTCCTCGCCGCTGTTCGAAAATTTCATGCGAACAGCGGCGGCGCTCGCGCGTTTGACCAACCGACAAGCGTAACAACCATGAGGAGAGTGAACCATGGCAACGAACAACAATCGCGGCGGTCGTGGCGGCAACAATCGCAACCGGAACAATAATCCCACCGGCCGTAACCAGTACAGCAGCGGCGGCGTGCTCGACCTCGCCCGTGAGCGGCCGCTGGCCGCTGCCGCCACGGCGGTGGGCGCTGCGGCGGCAGGTCTCTTCCTGTGGTCGAAGCGTAGCCAGATCAGTGATCAGCTGACGAACCTCAGCGACCAGATCAGCGAGTGGTCGGAAAATGCGCGCGGTGAGGAAGGCTTCATCGGCCGCAACTTTAAAGGAAGTGATGAGCAGGACCAGTCCGACATCGCGGAAGAAGCGATGACGCTGAAGGCCACGGGCAAGAAAACCAGACGGCCGCTGGACCCGACCATCGAGAACCAGACGAAAGCCGGCGCCGTCGCTTATTAAGCTGAATGCAGCCGACGAAGGAGGGGCGCTTTCGGGCGCCCCTTTTTCTTATTGCGTCAGGAAATCGACGATCGCCTGGCCAAGTTCGGGCTTGGTCACCGAGCTCATGTGCGTGCCGGGAATTTCGCGGAACACGGCGTTGGGCATCGCTGCGGCCAACTCGGCGGCCGAGCCATTGTCGTCATCTTCCGATCCGCAGACTACCAACGTCGGCATGGTAAAGGCCTGCAGCCAATCCATGAACGTGTCGGCAAAGCTTTCGAGCAGCAGTCCAGCCGCCACGCGGTCGACCTTCTGGCTCTTCATGAACTGAATCGACAGCCAGTGCGGATCCCCGCGCTGAACTTGGTCAAACAGTTGGATTGCTTCGATGAAGAAGGTCTTGCGGCGCTGCCAGTGGCGAAGTCCCTCGAGGCCAGCCCCGCCGAGAATCGCACGCCGCGGCTTCAGCCCCTCGCCCACACCTTCGACGGTGGTCCGTGCTCCCAGGGAAAAGCCGCCCAAATCAAAGTCCGCCAGTTGCAAGCGCGCGATCAGTTCCGTCAGGTCCCGGGCCAGAATGCCGACAGGATAATGTTCGGCACCGTGTGGCCGACCGCTCAAGCCGTGCGCGCGCAGGTCTGGCATGATGACGCGAAAGCCTGCTTCGGCAATCCGCGCCGCATGGCCGAACTTAATCCAGTTCATGTTCGCGTCGGAGAACAGGCCGTGCAGCAGCACGACCGGACGCCCTTCCCCAAGCTCATGATAGGCCAGCTCAACGCCGTCGGAGGCCGTCCAGCGCGTGACGATCGGCTCGCTCACCCCGGAAACGCCCCGGTGGCGTCGACCCATTTGTCGATCAGCTTCTGATACTCGTCCGTCCGCATTTCCTGGAGCCCCGCGGTGTTGAGCCAGGCGCGATGCATGCTCTCGGCGCCGAAATGGTGCTTGGGCACGAATGGTGACGGATCATCGAACGACGCGACGGTCAGGTCCATATTCTCGCTGCCGTCCTTGAACTTGAAGCCGAGCGAGGTCCCGCATTCCCGGCAGTAAGGTCGCACGGCAATCGGTGAGCTATCGAACCAGTCGGGCTCGTGATCCCAGTCGACGTTCGCCTGCTTCACGTTGGTGAAGGCGATCGACACCGATCCCGTTGAACGCTGACACATTCGGCAATGGCAGAGGTAAGCCTCATGATTGTCGACGTTCGCGGTGTAGCGGATGCGTCCGCAGGCACAGCTGCCGGGCATCGGATCGGGCATCAAATCCTCCTTGAGTCCCGCGTGCCATGCCGGTCTAAGTGGCGTGATGTCCAGCGCGCCGCTTATCCCGTTCGAAGAGATCTCGCGCGATGCAACATGGCTGGCGCAGGCGCTTGATCCCGCGAGCGGGCAAGTCCGGCTGATCGCGATGAACCGCGCGAGCTATCGCGCCGCGAGCTTCCTCGACGACCGCATGCTGCAGCAGCCCGTCAACGCGCAAGTGGCGCCATGGCCCGACGTTGAGGAGGCTGTAACTGGAGACCTTCGCAGCGACGCGCGGTGGATTTTTCATATCGGGCACGTTGGCTCGACGCTGATTTCCCGTCTGCTGGGGGAGTTGCCGAGCGTGTTGGCCCTTCGTGAGCCGCGGCTGCTCCGCGACCTCGCCCTGAGCCCGGCAGAAGTGCGCCGGCAATATGTCGATGCGGTCCCGAGGCTCATGTCGCGCACCTTCGCCGCGGATGAGGTGGCCTGTGTGAAGGTGACGAGCTTCGCGAGCGAGATTGCGCCGGCGCTTGTTCCGCCAAGCGAGCGCGCGCTCTTCCTGTTCGCGCGGCCGGATCATTACATTCCAAGCATTCTCGCCGGGGAGAATAGCGTCAAGGAATTGCACGCACTTGCCTCGACGCGGGCAGCTCGCATGAAGACCCGTGGCGTTGAGCTGCCCCCCTCGCGGAACGATGCGGAGCTCGCCGCCGGTGCCTGGGCGAGCGAGATGTGTGCCTTGGAAGCCGCCGCTCTGGCGATGACGGACCGGTCCATCGACTGGTGGGACTTTGACGCTTCGCTGAGGGACATGCCGGGCGCGCTGGCGCGGATCGCCGATTTCTTCAGCTTTGATGCCGATCAGGAAGCAATCACCGCGATCGCCACCGGACCACTGATGAAGCGCTACTCCAAGGCGCTGGAGTATGATTACAGCCCGACCCTCCGCAGTGACCTGATCGCCGAGGCATCGCAGCGCCATGCCGACGATATGCGTGGTGCGCTTGCCATGCTCGCCGCGGCAGCCGACAAGTCGCCGTTGTTGGCGTCAGCGCTGCAACGCGCGGGGGAAGGCTGAATGTACAAGGTCCTGCAGGTTCTGACCGACGACGAGGTCGCGGAGTGCCGCCGCATCGCCGCCAGCGCGCAATTCGTGCACGGCCGCGTCAGCAACCCGCACAACCAGGCCAAAAACAACGAGCAGCTGCACGAACCCGCGACCTACAAGCAGACGGCGCAGTTGCTGCACGCCGCGCTGATGCGCAGCGAAGACTTCGTGAACTTCGCCTTCCCGGTCTCGATGGCTCCGCCGCTGATCACCCGGTACCAACCGAGCATGCATTACGGCGCCCACACGGACACCGCCTATCTGAAGCTGCCGGGGGGAACGCTGCGCAGCGACCTCAGCTGCACGATTTTCCTCAACGATCCCGAGACGTATGAGGGCGGCGCGCTGCGCATCGCGCTCGGCGATGCCGAACTCTCATTCAAGCTCCCTCCGGGCGTTGCCGTTGTCTATCCCTCGGACACGCTTCATGGCGTAGAGCCGGTGGCGGCGGGCGAGCGCCTCGTGGCAATCACCTTCATCCAAAGCCGCGTCCCCGACCCCTTCAAGCGCAACCTGCTCTACAACCTCAACGAGGTCGCCGCGCTGGAAGGCCTGCAGATGCAGCCGCAGAACTTTACCCGTCTCCAGCTCGTTCAGAACCAGCTGCTGCGCTACTGGGGCGAAAAGCCCTGACCGATCATTTGACCTTGTGCCTCGAACAGCTGACCAAGTCGAAAAACTGACGCGCGGTGTAATCGCGCTGGTCGCCAGACGTTCGGTACCACAGCGCTTCCCGCAGATCGGGAATAAGAAAGTGCGCGGGAGCTGGTCCGTGAAGTTTCGGAACGCTTTTCCACAATTTGTAGCCAGCATCCGTGGCTATGAAATCCACCTCACCTAGAGGGCGAGGTTGGCCGCTAGAGTTTCGCGATTCCCAGCCGGGGGCCGAGCCAGTCGGCGTCGATGCCAAATATTGTTGAAGGTTGGATCCACCATCGATCGGGATCCACCAATAAGTTCGTCCAGTTTCTCCAATGTGCATTCGCATTACGAGATTTCCCGGAGGCGGTCTGGACCTTTCGACCTCATAAAAGTCGGCGGTGACGGAGGACTGCGTGCGAAGCGCGTAGTGCGCGTGCTCGATGCTGCACCTCTGCAGCCCCGCCGCTGCGAACGTCAAAAAACTGGCGATCACGGTATAATCCGCCGACTGAAACCCGAGCAAAATCATGCTCGACCCGATTTGTGCTGGGATCAAGCCGCCTTCTGCAAATGCTTGCGGCCCAATAGCTCGGCGATCTGCACCGCGTTCAGCGCGGCGCCCTTGCGCAAGTTGTCACTAACCACCCAAAGGCTCAGCCCGTTGTCGACGGTCGGATCCTCGCGAATGCGGCTGACGTAGGTAGCATATTCGCCGACAGCCTCGACCGGCGTCACGTAGCCGCCGTTCTCGCGCTTATCGACGACCATGATACCCGGCGCCTCGCGGAGAATGCTCCACGCTTCGTCGGCGGAGATTTCGTTCTCGAACTCGATGTTCACCGCTTCCGAATGGCCGACGAACACCGGCACGCGCACACAGGTCGCGGTCAGCTTGATCTTCGGGTCGAGGATCTTCTTGGTCTCGACAACCATCTTCCACTCTTCCTTGGTCGAGCCGTCGTCGAGGAAGCTGTCGATGTGCGGAATGACGTTGAAGGCGATCTGCTTCGTAAAATGCTCGGGTTCGTTACTGTCGCCGACGAAGATGTTGCGCGATTGCTCGAACAGCTCGTCCATCCCGCGCTTGCCGGCGCCGGAGACCGATTGATAGGTCGCCACGACGACGCGCTTGATCTTCGCCGCGTCGTGCAGCGGCTTTAGCGCCACCACCAGTTGCGCTGTCGAGCAGTTCGGATTGGCGATGATATTCTTCTTCGCAAAGCCGGCGATCGCTTCCGGGTTCACTTCCGGCACGATCAGCGGGACGTCGGGGTCCATGCGGTAGAGCGAGCTGTTGTCGATCACCGTGCAGCCGGCCGCCGCGGCGACTGGCGCGTAGACTTTGGAAACTTCCGAGCCA
Coding sequences within:
- a CDS encoding tetratricopeptide repeat-containing sulfotransferase family protein, translated to MADDADIRGFPRLMEAEELFREGRKDQASLKVIEHLRQHRDEPRGLALLGEMAMENGALVQAEQFLRRAARQSASMEVKRNLAAVLLQQDRLDAALEAYTYLEREDEGLAASAARAIILDRLGHSDEAIAIYERVVADPRADAKHWIAYGHSLRFAGRTADAIAAYRHVTDADPERGEAWWGLADIKSQVLTDDDVQRMEEALGIAVDALNIVPLHMALARAWHDRGDHERAFGHYREGNRIRAEVIRYDPAELSREVDEFVRMPVPGDGQDASSAAGPIPIFLISLPRSGSTLLEQILGRHPDVQALGELPYVRAVMRASLEVHMQRGALTVPQYIGRLTVNEKRALGAEYLRRAAMHRRVDTPYFIDKMPSNWSDILFIRAILPQARFVEIRRNAMDCAFSNYTHHFSSAHAASFDLVNQAQATIDYTRLMDHVASAAPGMICQVRYEKLLDHPERELRRVLDYLGLEWSDDLLSFHESDRTVRTPSAEQVRRPLNRSGVDRWKPYAQWLRPLRDALGPLADA
- the ahcY gene encoding adenosylhomocysteinase codes for the protein MATQAETRFNDYVVKDLGLADFGRKEIDIAETEMPGLMALRDEFGASKPLKGARITGSLHMTIQTAVLIETLTALGADVRWASCNIFSTQDHAAAAIAASGVPVFAVKGETLEEYWEYVVRIFDWGQDQTCNMILDDGGDATMFALWGARVEAGETLFTPSNEEEEIFAATLKKFLAERPGYLTKTVQNIKGVSEETTTGVHRLYDLAKQGKLPFPAINVNDSVTKSKFDNLYGCKESLVDAIRRGTDVMLAGKVATVAGFGDVGKGSAASLRNGGARVLVTEVDPICALQAAMEGYEVVTMEEAATRSDIFVTATGNADVITLDHMRAMKDMAIVCNIGHFDSEIQIGALANMKWTEIKPQVDEVEFPDGKRLIILSKGRLVNLGNATGHPSFVMSSSFTNQTLAQIELWTKSDEYKNDVYVLPKHLDEKVAALHLDKLGVKLTKLTEKQAAYIGVTPEGPFKPDHYRY
- a CDS encoding YqgE/AlgH family protein; translation: MKEPAFLSGKLLLAMPGMADPRFERAVIAVCAHDEDGAVGVGIGHKRAGISFRGLLRQLDIDPGEAPDVAVHHGGPVEPGRGFVLHSTDWGGQDTLQVNDETGELFAMTGTIDVLRAIAEGRGPSQWLVALGYAGWGEGQLDEEMTRHGWFTARTDLKILFDTPADERWGAAFKSEGVDPRLLASETGAA
- a CDS encoding peroxiredoxin yields the protein MTIQIGDRLPDVPLAIATNDGPQPTTSGDFFKGKRVALFAVPGAFTPTCSARHLPSYVEKASELKGKGVDEIACISVNDPFVMGAWNKADGSEDITMLADGNGDFAKATGLEMDGSKYGMGQRSQRYSMVVNDGVVEQLNVEAPGEYRASSAEYMLDQLATA
- a CDS encoding alpha/beta fold hydrolase; this encodes MSEPIVTRWTASDGVELAYHELGEGRPVVLLHGLFSDANMNWIKFGHAARIAEAGFRVIMPDLRAHGLSGRPHGAEHYPVGILARDLTELIARLQLADFDLGGFSLGARTTVEGVGEGLKPRRAILGGAGLEGLRHWQRRKTFFIEAIQLFDQVQRGDPHWLSIQFMKSQKVDRVAAGLLLESFADTFMDWLQAFTMPTLVVCGSEDDDNGSAAELAAAMPNAVFREIPGTHMSSVTKPELGQAIVDFLTQ
- a CDS encoding GFA family protein gives rise to the protein MPDPMPGSCACGRIRYTANVDNHEAYLCHCRMCQRSTGSVSIAFTNVKQANVDWDHEPDWFDSSPIAVRPYCRECGTSLGFKFKDGSENMDLTVASFDDPSPFVPKHHFGAESMHRAWLNTAGLQEMRTDEYQKLIDKWVDATGAFPG
- a CDS encoding Fe2+-dependent dioxygenase, whose amino-acid sequence is MYKVLQVLTDDEVAECRRIAASAQFVHGRVSNPHNQAKNNEQLHEPATYKQTAQLLHAALMRSEDFVNFAFPVSMAPPLITRYQPSMHYGAHTDTAYLKLPGGTLRSDLSCTIFLNDPETYEGGALRIALGDAELSFKLPPGVAVVYPSDTLHGVEPVAAGERLVAITFIQSRVPDPFKRNLLYNLNEVAALEGLQMQPQNFTRLQLVQNQLLRYWGEKP
- a CDS encoding aspartate-semialdehyde dehydrogenase; translated protein: MGYRVAVVGATGNVGREILNILAERQFPLDEVAAIASSSSTGDVIDFGDSGEELKVKNLEHFDFTGWDIALFAAGSEVSKVYAPVAAAAGCTVIDNSSLYRMDPDVPLIVPEVNPEAIAGFAKKNIIANPNCSTAQLVVALKPLHDAAKIKRVVVATYQSVSGAGKRGMDELFEQSRNIFVGDSNEPEHFTKQIAFNVIPHIDSFLDDGSTKEEWKMVVETKKILDPKIKLTATCVRVPVFVGHSEAVNIEFENEISADEAWSILREAPGIMVVDKRENGGYVTPVEAVGEYATYVSRIREDPTVDNGLSLWVVSDNLRKGAALNAVQIAELLGRKHLQKAA